The Gossypium arboreum isolate Shixiya-1 chromosome 2, ASM2569848v2, whole genome shotgun sequence region GCCACGTCACTTTACTGTGACGAAAAACAgcaaaaaggaccgttttgtcaCTTTTTAAAAGttaagtgactgaaatgaaacctaggtgactgCTTTGTCAGTTACCTCAAAGTTtggtgactgttggtgtaatttacccttaattTTTCTATAAGATTTTTAGTAATTTACTTACTTAAGGTAGTTTCTagtttttaatttcaaattaattCCAACTTTTTTTATACATTCGCtcaattttttcaaattaaatatttGTTTTGTTGGGGACAACATTCACCTTTAAGTTGATTGCTAATCGTAATTTCTTCAATAATGTTatgttatttctattttatttttaatttcaatttatattATCATGATTTTTGCTCTTTACACACTATTTTCTGTAAAAGTGATgatggttttaatttttaatttctaatCATGTTAtgacatatatatgaaatttgtCAAAGTAAGGGTATTATTAGATCTATTAAGAATCATTCTTGAAGAGGCTTATTATATTAGAGTGCAATAATGGTGTTTACAAAATTGAAATTCGAAATGACGAGGAACATGATAGGTCATTTGAAACTTAACCTTTAGTGCATAGTTGATACAATGGACCTCTTGACAGTTATTTCTTAATTGATTGGAGGTCATTATCAGGATGATCTGATGATAACATGATTTtaatacaattttcaatgatttcctcaaaaattatacataaatttgtCTTTCTCCTCTTTTAAAATCCTTCTACGAATATGATATTTGTACATTAATTCCTAGTATCTTAATTagcatttataatatataatgttATTGTATtcttattatttatgaaaatcTTCAATACGTAACACTAAAATATTATTGtttcaagaaaataaaaattagaatgtaGTATTACATTGTCCCAAGCAAAAGATAAAGTGTAGCACAACTAAATAAATATACTGAAACAAAATTCGGATTTTCATAAAGGCAATACACTTTTAAAACATTAGCATTCATGGAAAAGAGAAAGGCGAAGGTAAAGTGTGAACTTTGACATTCCAActtgatttttctttttctcttttgtgATAATctttaaaaaatcatatttttctaatttaattttattcaaccAAACTTTAGCTTAATGTTATTATTGAGTTGTTAAAATTTTGACTTTGAAAGCGATTACAGTCTTAAAGTACTAATGACGTAGAGAAACAGTATTACGCTTAGCTATCAACATATTTTATACTAAATTTGGAGGCTCCCCAAATAATTATACGTTATCTAATTCATTTGAAGCTATTTTGCTCATATGATCGACAACCTTATTTTGAGATCTCGGAATATGATGAAATCTTACTTTTCATTCTCGCTTGAGCAAAATATGTACTAAGCGTAAGCCCCCAATTTGCTATTGGCTGTTGTACCAGCTCAAGTTTTTGTATCCATTTTCCCATGCTATTTGAAGATCTTGTAACACAACTCTTACTTCAACATTAAAAATTGTGTCCTTGCCTATCTATAATGAAAAGTCACACAACCAATTTACATGAGTATCTCTCAACATTTCTCCAATAGAAGCTCCTTATCTATATGAAGGCAACACTTCATCTGTATTGAATTTAATACATCTTCTCTTCAGTAGCGAACCAATACATATATGAACGTTGCTCAAACATATTtcaattatcaatataataatattttataatgattaaaattatttgaataattataattattcgaCCAATACATATATGTAATGTAATGTCCTTTTAATTCATTGATTCCTTAATTCCCCTATCCATCACGTTTggcttagattttttttaatcatTCTTAGAATTACTTATAATCATTTCATAAATAAAAGATTAATGTATTTTAGCACACTTTAACTCACGTTctcttatattataataatatccaTAACAATCAAAACTTAGAacccataaaaataataaaataaaattgaaaagattAGGGTGAGGTGTGTGAAAGGTAGAGTGTATATTCTGGAACCTCAAATAAAGTCGGTGGGAGTAGAGCTGGAAACTTCCCTCTCATCATAAAGTGGGTCTACGATTCTAAAAATCAAAACGTGTCTATCCACTgcacttttaattatttatttatatacgcATTTTATTctaagttaaattttaaatttatttatgaatttgatTTTAATCAATATTTGAATACGTCCAAATTAGGTTTTGATTTAAGCGAAAAAGGTCTATAATTCATAAAGtcaccctttttctttttatattttacctttcttattatttttggttttggtaattaattataataaaaaagtgATTCCTCTTTTCTTGTATTAAGGGTTATTTATTAATATCTTCATAAAATTTAACCACTAAATCATTGAAACAACATTTTCCTTTTAAACAACTACATATATATTCTCTTCAcaacatttaaaataattgatTCCAATTTTATAATCCTTCTTTTTAAATACTGAGCTATTGTTTATCAATAAATACAAATACAATGATAGAGAAATTATAGAAAGatgtttcttttaattcaaatttgtataaaaatatttattagtaTCTCTCAATTTCGATATTGAGTGAATTGTTTTTTAAAAGAATCGAGTAATTTAATCCTCATTAATttcaaaagtaaataaataatgataattaatcacaacgttaatttttcattttacatAAATTTAgctggtataataacaaatttatctTTTATAATTTGCACATTCTATCAAATTGGTcatgatttaacaaatttaacctaCAATATTTGTGTAAATGCGTAAATATTGAGGTTAAAATTGTAGAatttttagaatcaaaactatattaataaaatatataaacatcaatgactatatttttattatatcaattaaaattatgtacAATTAACGTTAtaattaattatctttaattactagcttttaaaattaaaaagaataaattattatttttacctaTTCTTTTATCAAATGAAAATCAATTGGATGAACTAATTTCTCCATCATACAAAAAGTAGATAAATATAATTGGTTTCTTGCATAATTAGTAATTTGGCAAGCTTTTAATCAAAATcaaaacattatgaattttaattttccacATTGAATTTTTGTATCATCCATGAGTCTTCATTAGACTTGTACTTTTCCACTATCAATTCATGTACATTAAAAAAAAAGCTTACACTTTCTCTTACCACTCTCCTAAGTGCTATAGTATAATTAAGTTCAATcatttgattattatttttaatcacattaatagTTTATGTTCGGGTTTGTAATTTTTCCTCTTATCGAAAATTCGAatttattttctctctcctcttCTTTTATATGATGTACAAGCACATTCAAGTTCCCACACGGTTTATTTTAATTACACAGCCATAAAACAGAGAGCTAACTTGCTCTGTTTTCTCTCATCATCTTTCTTTCTCCCCCTTAATTCTCACTTCATATATACTTTATATCAACGATGTCGGTAAAAGAGTGCGGCAATCACGGGAAGTACCGCCGGAAAATCTTCCGTCGAATCATCGCCGGCATCCTAATTTTCATTCTAATCGTGCTGATAACAATTCTTCTCATATGGGCCATCCTCCGTCCCAGCAAACCCAGGTTCATCCTCCAAGACACCACCGTCTACGCTTTCAACGCCTCCACCCCTAACCTCCTCACCTCCAATTTCCAAGTCACTCTATCTTCTCGAAACCCCAACGACAGAATCGGCATTTACTACGACCGGCTCGACGTTTACGCCACCTACCAGAATCAACAAATCACCCTCCGAACAGCCATCCCTCCAACGTACCAGGGTCACAAAGAGATCAACGTTTGGTCACCCTTCGTCAATGGGAATTCAGTGCCTATCGCACCGGAATATTCCGCCAGTTTAGGATCCGATCAGAGTGCTGGGTCGGTTTTCTTGATGATCAAGATTGATGGACGGGTTAGATGGAAAGTTGGGACTTTTATTTCTGGGAGGTATCATCTTTACGTTAGGTGCCCGGCTTTTATTACCTTCGGCAGCAAAAGTAACGGCGTTTCAGTCGGAGAAAACGCTATTAAGTACCAGTTCGTGACTAGATGCAGTGTTAGCGTGTAAGGTGGCTAGCtgaggaagaagatgatgaaagATAACGCCGTTAAGTATATCGTTTGTTTTATCTTGATATTAAGACAAATTCCCTCGATTGTTATTTCACGccgttaaatttttatttttctttttattatatataggtGGAGGATAAATTGTACATTTTGCTCTAGAATAAAATGGaggaaaaaattagcaaaatttacaattaaatattttattttctaaaaaatcAATAATAAGAAATATTTTTCAATGAATAATTGagcaattaataattttttttaaaatattgctTTACTTGTTCTTTACTCTTCATTTCTTGGatctttaaattttgattttctttaaaaAGGGAATATTTTCAACCTTAATTAGGATGtaagttatatttaataatatatatcttGATTATTGATGTCTATATTTTGATTAATGATTATTTAATCATACAttagtaaaaaataatatattttataaatttcgcATTATTCAGTGCCTACATATACATTTTAACttgaatttattttttatctttgaaatttattttatttcattgtagaaaaagtttataattaaattttaagcgGATTTAGATCAACGATGTGTTTacctataattaatataaaaataataataataacgataaattaaatattataataatattataatataaaaaataaactaaatataCTACACTATCTCTCACTTTCTATCTAAACTTAACCTTAGTCATCAGTTAAAGGAGGGAAGCTTTAAAACACAGCCGTCGTATTTGTTGTTTGTCATATATCAGAATTAAATGGatactatttcttttcttttcatttctttactttTAACTCCGtaatttaacttaattttaaTACTAATTATTATATTCACCTGATTTAGGTTAAAAATAtcggtttaaattttaaaattgtacatgaattttaatttaatatataatttgatatataaattttaatttgatgtaattatatatatgaaattttaattatgattttaatatatatatgaaactttaattttgattcaatcaaacacattataaaatataaaaacattaatttatttttatattagataaatataattatttttatatttaatatataaatataaaataaagctaTATCAATTTAACTTGAtaaaaatttaacttaattataatcacccatatttatttatttactaataaattaaaaattagtgATAAAAATGTTCCAATTAATGTACGAATAGATGTAATTAAACTCAATAAGACTTGAAATATTTGAGAATTTTGTGTGTTAGCAATATGTTTGAGCCTATGAGGGGATGGAATGGGTCTTTGTCACATGGAATTGTAGTGGTGGTCCTTTTCTTTCAACACAAGCTCTCTCTACCTAATaatttaattcatatatatacacttaCGTGTTAGAAAGGGACTTTTTTAAATGCCTACTCTCAATAGATTATCAATCCCTAAAGcttttaaatttaatcaaaattttcatcCCACCCAACACAACATGATAACGTTTTTAGTGTCTCcacttatatattttatatattaatgatGGGAAGGGATAGTGTGAATATATTGACAACTCATTCCAATGTAGGCAATAAACCTTTTGTTCTTTTAACAACATTTTCACACCTTTTTTCCTATTTTGCTTGTGTTAATTTGTCAAATCCATCAAAGCTACTTGTTATAACCATGTGATTTCATTATTTTAGGGTTTGATAATAAAGAAAACTACAATTTCTTAcctataatttattaaataaatcataatttcaaaatatagttAAATTTATGAGcaaaatgtttaaatgtgttttaaGTCATTCCTTTCCACTAGCTCGATGTAAGAAAAGGGCTGTAAATTGCGTTGACTACTCAACCCGTGGCTTGTTTAAACCAAAAGGGGGTGCTGGTTTCTAGTTTGCATGTTGGTAGGATATGTGATGTGATGTGATGCCCATTTGTGCGGGTAATTAGGCATGTGTGAGCTGAGATAATGACGGAATTCAGTTCTTTAATTaatgcctatatatatatatatatatatatcatggaaTCAAAGACCAATTTCATTTGAGAATATTTAAGGTGAATCACAAATTCACATGGGATAGAGTTCATGTTCATGCAAAATCATTTTGCAGAGTTGGCATCTCCTTGGATTTGGAACATCCCACCTTACTAGATTCGTTGAATCTTAGATTACGTTTCATAATAAATTTAAGAGAATGTAAGATTATATGTGAAATATGATATTACTTTGTTTAGTTCACTTAGTTAGAATGTAAAATCCAAGAGTTTGGTTGATGAAATGCAAGATTATTTGAAaacaaatttaattatattatctttattataaaatatgaacCCATTAAGCAAATAATTAAGTCGGCTACTAAGAGGATGTTAAAAGAGCAAATTAATCCACCAAATTGTCAATCATTCTAAAATCTTAATAATTGgaaaaaagaaaacctaaaatCCTATCAATAAAAAATGAATTTGATATTTTGATTGCAAGCTGTAATTTCAGTGAAATTTTTTATCGAAACAATAATTTAAATCACAAACAATAAAGCAAATAAGGTTCAAACTTCAATctataatagtaatattatatTAATGAAAAAAGTGTCAGCAATTGTTCTTTATAAAATAAATGGCTCAACAAAAAAGAAGTTTGggatttaaaaattgaaaaaatgatACAACATAGAGGAAGAGATGACAATGGTGGCCATTGTGTCTCCTCTTTCTACCTTTCTCTCTACATACtctctttaattaattaaataagaattCATAACAATTGAGAGAACTTtcctaaaaaaataaacaaacaaaaaaaacacATGACAATTAACAACACAAGAACTCAACAAA contains the following coding sequences:
- the LOC108461416 gene encoding NDR1/HIN1-like protein 1, which encodes MSVKECGNHGKYRRKIFRRIIAGILIFILIVLITILLIWAILRPSKPRFILQDTTVYAFNASTPNLLTSNFQVTLSSRNPNDRIGIYYDRLDVYATYQNQQITLRTAIPPTYQGHKEINVWSPFVNGNSVPIAPEYSASLGSDQSAGSVFLMIKIDGRVRWKVGTFISGRYHLYVRCPAFITFGSKSNGVSVGENAIKYQFVTRCSVSV